One part of the Gossypium hirsutum isolate 1008001.06 unplaced genomic scaffold, Gossypium_hirsutum_v2.1 scaffold_163, whole genome shotgun sequence genome encodes these proteins:
- the LOC121226406 gene encoding uncharacterized protein isoform X1, producing MTLLEKNIMKHFGAWKKKGDPQKIVESGPPEMILLQRLSVGFGDQIATAENIRPGSQEPELPEVAKIFIKTTSNYFGGICNRCCCMGCIRCCSKMNNQCATTLTQLCTALACIGCLHCCSESCCPNQDD from the exons ATGACCCTTCTCGAGAAAAATATAATGAAACATTTTGGAGCTTGGAAG AAGAAAGGTGATCCACAGAAAATCGTGGAATCTGGACCGCCCGAAATGATACTGCTTCAAAGACTTTCAGTTGGCTTCGGTGACCAGATTGCAACTGCCGAAAACATTCGTCCTGGATCTCAAGAACCAGAATTGCCCGAAGTTGCCAAGATATTTATTAAGACAACCTCGAATTACTTCGGTGGGATATGTAATCGATGCTGTTGCATGGGCTGCATCCGGTGTTGTTCGAAGATGAATAATCAATGTGCCACCACGTTAACACAGCTATGCACCGCCCTGGCATGCATCGGCTGCCTTCATTGTTGCTCAGAATCATGTTGTCCTAACCAAGACGATTGA
- the LOC121226406 gene encoding uncharacterized protein isoform X2 has translation MTLLEKNIMKHFGAWKKGDPQKIVESGPPEMILLQRLSVGFGDQIATAENIRPGSQEPELPEVAKIFIKTTSNYFGGICNRCCCMGCIRCCSKMNNQCATTLTQLCTALACIGCLHCCSESCCPNQDD, from the exons ATGACCCTTCTCGAGAAAAATATAATGAAACATTTTGGAGCTTGGAAG AAAGGTGATCCACAGAAAATCGTGGAATCTGGACCGCCCGAAATGATACTGCTTCAAAGACTTTCAGTTGGCTTCGGTGACCAGATTGCAACTGCCGAAAACATTCGTCCTGGATCTCAAGAACCAGAATTGCCCGAAGTTGCCAAGATATTTATTAAGACAACCTCGAATTACTTCGGTGGGATATGTAATCGATGCTGTTGCATGGGCTGCATCCGGTGTTGTTCGAAGATGAATAATCAATGTGCCACCACGTTAACACAGCTATGCACCGCCCTGGCATGCATCGGCTGCCTTCATTGTTGCTCAGAATCATGTTGTCCTAACCAAGACGATTGA